A section of the Paenibacillus odorifer genome encodes:
- the fabV gene encoding enoyl-ACP reductase FabV, which translates to MIIKPRTRGFICTTAHPQGCARQVERQIEYIKAQPEIKGPQKVLVIGASTGYGLASRITAAFGAGASTVGVYRPSSSNGTRTASAGWYNSAAFEQLAESAGLQSYSVTGDAYSKETKEKTIQLIRSELGQVDLVIYSVASGRRTDPETGEVYNSVLKPIGDTFTNKTVNFHTGEVSQISIEPATDKEVHDTVRVMGGDDWQLWIEALQQAGVLADHATTIAYSYIGSELTQAVYRQGTIGLAKDHLEATARTLNEALSVTHGRAYVAVTKGLVTQSSSAIPVVPLYISALYKVMKEHSLHEGCIEQTYRLFAEHLYAAKGTPVDEEGRIRIDDWELSPAVQQEVIEIWDQLTSDNIYALTDLHSYKQEFFQLFGFETEGVDYEADTDPDVTVINLR; encoded by the coding sequence ATGATCATAAAACCTAGAACACGTGGCTTTATATGTACAACCGCACATCCGCAAGGCTGCGCTCGTCAAGTCGAGCGGCAAATTGAGTATATTAAGGCACAACCCGAGATCAAAGGACCACAGAAGGTGCTAGTCATTGGCGCATCCACAGGCTACGGCCTCGCCTCACGGATTACAGCCGCCTTTGGGGCTGGAGCCAGCACAGTAGGCGTATATCGGCCGAGCAGCAGCAATGGAACCCGTACAGCCTCTGCTGGGTGGTACAATTCTGCAGCCTTCGAACAACTTGCGGAGTCTGCAGGCCTGCAATCCTACAGCGTTACCGGAGATGCATACTCCAAAGAGACCAAAGAAAAAACGATTCAGCTGATCCGCAGCGAATTAGGACAAGTCGATTTGGTCATCTACAGTGTTGCTTCTGGGCGCCGTACAGATCCGGAGACAGGTGAAGTATATAACTCTGTTCTCAAACCTATTGGCGACACCTTTACCAACAAAACTGTAAATTTTCACACCGGTGAGGTAAGTCAAATCTCCATTGAACCCGCGACCGATAAGGAAGTTCATGATACCGTACGGGTGATGGGCGGTGATGATTGGCAGCTATGGATAGAAGCACTCCAGCAAGCCGGAGTATTAGCAGATCACGCAACCACTATTGCTTATTCGTATATCGGATCAGAGCTTACTCAAGCGGTATATCGCCAGGGAACCATTGGACTTGCTAAAGACCATCTTGAAGCTACGGCGAGAACACTTAACGAAGCGTTATCTGTTACTCACGGTAGAGCTTATGTAGCGGTCACAAAAGGTCTTGTCACACAGTCCAGCTCGGCGATTCCTGTAGTGCCCCTCTATATTTCCGCCCTTTACAAAGTCATGAAAGAGCACAGTCTTCATGAAGGTTGTATTGAGCAGACCTATCGGTTGTTTGCTGAACATCTCTATGCAGCGAAAGGAACTCCTGTGGATGAAGAAGGTCGTATCCGTATAGATGATTGGGAATTGTCTCCGGCAGTCCAGCAAGAAGTTATCGAAATCTGGGACCAGCTCACTTCAGACAATATCTACGCCCTAACGGATCTGCATAGCTATAAACAGGAATTCTTCCAGCTATTTGGATTCGAGACAGAAGGTGTAGATTACGAAGCTGACACTGATCCAGATGTAACTGTTATAAATCTGCGCTAA
- a CDS encoding HXXEE domain-containing protein: MFEWLSVHIDIVSLLWLLPILFMFHDFEEILTIEAWGAKYRTKLEAAIPSFMRKTYHSMLQMTTRNFAMDVLFVYILIVTVTCIAVFFSNYLLYLAVLAVFFLHVFTHLGQTIYLKVYAPGVVTAVLVVLPYSLYAYYRLLNDNLVSLGDIGWSLLLVLLLLPPILWLLVKNRARIKQN; the protein is encoded by the coding sequence ATGTTTGAGTGGCTAAGTGTACATATAGATATCGTAAGTTTGCTGTGGCTGTTGCCGATCCTATTTATGTTTCATGATTTTGAAGAAATATTAACGATTGAAGCATGGGGTGCAAAGTATAGAACCAAGTTAGAGGCTGCAATTCCTTCGTTTATGCGCAAGACATATCATTCGATGTTACAAATGACTACACGTAATTTTGCAATGGACGTATTATTCGTGTATATTTTGATAGTGACGGTAACTTGTATTGCAGTTTTCTTTTCTAATTATTTATTGTACCTGGCAGTGCTTGCGGTATTTTTCTTACATGTATTTACTCATCTAGGACAGACGATATATTTAAAGGTATATGCACCAGGGGTAGTTACAGCAGTACTAGTAGTTCTTCCCTATTCTCTTTATGCGTATTATCGACTATTGAATGACAACTTGGTATCCCTTGGAGATATCGGATGGTCTCTACTGTTAGTTCTTTTGCTGCTTCCGCCAATATTGTGGTTGTTAGTGAAGAATAGAGCTCGCATTAAACAGAACTAG
- a CDS encoding sugar phosphate isomerase/epimerase family protein — translation MKLGVFMVLFGGRKLEDALDYVVSKGLKAVEIGTGGNPGNSHCDPKMLLENETALQEFKHAVESRGLTISALSCHGNPLHPQKELAQKDHEDFVNSVKLAQKLGVPVVNTFSGCPGDHEGAKYPNWPVAPWPNDYQEILDWQWENKVIPYWKEWGAFAAQHDVKVGLELHGGFSVHTPGTLLRLREAAGEVIGANLDPSHMWWQGIDPVQAIHILGRQGAIHHFHAKDTVIDPVNVNMHGLTDMQSYTKMLDRAWQFRSVGFGHDLKTWADIISALRLVGYDYVVSIEHEDGLMSVEEGFSKAVSNLQQVLIEEPLTEMWWV, via the coding sequence ATGAAACTTGGAGTATTTATGGTCTTGTTTGGAGGTCGTAAGCTGGAGGATGCTCTTGATTATGTAGTATCCAAAGGGCTAAAGGCGGTAGAAATCGGTACGGGAGGCAATCCTGGCAACAGCCACTGCGACCCTAAAATGCTGCTGGAGAATGAAACAGCCTTACAAGAATTCAAACATGCTGTGGAATCTCGCGGACTTACAATCAGTGCTTTGAGCTGCCACGGTAACCCATTGCACCCGCAAAAAGAACTTGCTCAAAAGGATCATGAGGATTTCGTAAACTCGGTCAAATTGGCGCAGAAGCTAGGGGTTCCGGTTGTGAATACCTTCTCTGGATGTCCTGGAGATCATGAGGGTGCTAAATATCCGAACTGGCCTGTAGCTCCATGGCCAAATGATTATCAAGAAATTCTGGACTGGCAATGGGAGAACAAGGTTATTCCTTATTGGAAAGAATGGGGTGCCTTTGCCGCTCAGCATGATGTAAAGGTAGGTCTTGAGCTGCATGGCGGATTCTCTGTTCACACACCAGGTACTCTGCTACGGCTGAGAGAAGCAGCAGGTGAAGTGATCGGTGCGAACCTTGATCCGAGTCACATGTGGTGGCAAGGAATTGATCCTGTGCAAGCGATTCATATTTTGGGACGCCAAGGTGCAATCCATCACTTCCATGCGAAGGATACCGTTATCGATCCTGTGAATGTCAATATGCACGGATTAACTGATATGCAGTCGTATACCAAGATGCTTGACCGTGCTTGGCAGTTCCGTTCTGTCGGCTTTGGACATGATCTTAAGACTTGGGCTGACATTATTAGTGCACTTCGTTTGGTTGGGTATGACTATGTGGTTAGTATCGAGCATGAAGACGGGCTGATGTCTGTTGAAGAGGGTTTCTCCAAAGCTGTAAGTAATCTTCAACAAGTATTGATTGAGGAGCCACTGACAGAAATGTGGTGGGTTTAA
- a CDS encoding phosphotransferase family protein, producing the protein MVGLNEMESFTKVKLNDEQLDILVKAVFGSETVINLSSELTGGFFNTAYDLELSTGKSVILKVAPAVETDTLSYEKNIMRTEVEALRMVADKGVVPVPAVYHYDESLLLIPIPYFFMEKVEGQPYSDVKESLSLPERDAIETELGRYNRIINELRGERFGIFGTDSEEPRASWRETFSCLMESVLADAKRLNAQLPASSEEIMQEVSKYLPALDAVTEPRLVHWDLWNGNVFVKDGVIVSLIDWERALWGDVLMEYYFRHFENSSSFYKGYGTTYDSPNEIQRKKLYDLYLDLILAIECYSRKYADEGYVRWTHDNLTEGWNRFKSSSE; encoded by the coding sequence GTGGTGGGTTTAAACGAAATGGAGAGCTTCACGAAAGTTAAATTAAATGATGAACAGCTGGATATTTTGGTGAAAGCGGTTTTCGGTTCAGAAACTGTGATTAACCTAAGTTCAGAGCTTACGGGAGGCTTTTTTAATACAGCCTATGATTTGGAACTCAGCACTGGGAAATCTGTCATTCTAAAGGTTGCCCCTGCTGTAGAGACAGATACGTTAAGTTACGAGAAGAACATTATGCGAACTGAAGTGGAAGCTCTCCGAATGGTTGCAGATAAGGGTGTCGTGCCCGTACCTGCCGTCTACCATTATGATGAAAGTCTGCTGCTCATTCCTATTCCGTATTTCTTTATGGAGAAGGTGGAGGGCCAGCCCTACAGTGACGTGAAGGAGAGTCTTTCACTTCCGGAGAGAGACGCTATCGAAACTGAGCTGGGGCGTTACAATCGCATAATCAATGAGCTACGCGGAGAACGTTTTGGCATTTTTGGAACGGATTCAGAGGAGCCAAGAGCCTCGTGGAGAGAGACCTTTTCATGCCTGATGGAAAGTGTACTTGCTGATGCCAAGAGGCTGAATGCACAGCTCCCTGCGTCCAGTGAAGAGATTATGCAGGAGGTTTCCAAGTATCTCCCTGCATTAGATGCTGTAACCGAGCCACGACTGGTGCATTGGGATTTATGGAATGGGAATGTATTTGTGAAGGATGGAGTCATCGTATCGCTGATTGACTGGGAGAGAGCCCTATGGGGTGATGTGCTGATGGAGTATTATTTTAGGCATTTTGAGAATTCTTCCAGTTTCTATAAGGGGTACGGAACAACCTACGACAGTCCGAACGAGATTCAGCGGAAGAAGCTGTATGATCTTTATCTTGATCTTATTCTTGCTATCGAATGTTATTCACGCAAATATGCAGACGAAGGTTATGTCCGTTGGACGCATGATAACTTGACTGAGGGTTGGAACCGTTTTAAAAGCAGCAGTGAATGA
- a CDS encoding Gfo/Idh/MocA family protein: protein MSKKLRIAIVGCGGIANGKHMPSLSRQADAEMVAFCDIVEERAQEAAKTYGAEGAAVYTDYQELLKAGGFDIVHVCTPNDSHSVITIAALEAGNHVMCEKPMAKTTAQAQEMLEAAKRTGMKLSVAYQNRYRADSEYLKDVCENGELGEIYYAKAIAVRRRAVPTWGVFLDEEKQGGGPLIDIGTHALDLTLWMMDNYKPRSVMGSTFHKLGNRKNGGNAFGPWDPEQFKVEDSAFGFITMENGATIVLESSWALNVSEFGEAKTLLAGTEGGADMKDGLRLNGDRGGRLYETKIDLSAGGVAFFNGGQESESDREARLWLEAVREDKEPVVKPEQALVVTQILEAIYESSRTGRAVYFDGTSDN from the coding sequence ATGTCTAAAAAGTTGAGAATTGCTATTGTCGGTTGCGGTGGAATTGCTAATGGAAAACATATGCCAAGTTTGTCACGTCAAGCAGATGCTGAAATGGTAGCCTTCTGTGATATCGTCGAAGAACGTGCACAGGAAGCAGCAAAAACCTATGGTGCTGAAGGCGCGGCTGTATATACAGATTATCAAGAGCTTTTGAAAGCCGGAGGATTCGATATCGTGCATGTATGTACACCGAATGACAGTCACTCCGTGATCACAATCGCAGCATTGGAAGCTGGCAATCATGTAATGTGTGAGAAGCCTATGGCGAAGACTACAGCTCAAGCACAGGAAATGTTAGAGGCTGCTAAACGTACAGGCATGAAATTGTCTGTAGCTTATCAAAACCGTTATCGTGCGGATAGTGAATACCTTAAAGACGTTTGCGAAAACGGTGAGCTTGGTGAAATCTATTATGCAAAAGCGATCGCAGTACGTCGTCGTGCGGTTCCTACATGGGGCGTATTCCTGGATGAAGAAAAGCAAGGTGGGGGTCCACTGATCGATATCGGTACGCATGCGCTTGATCTAACATTATGGATGATGGACAATTATAAACCGCGTAGTGTTATGGGCTCGACTTTTCATAAGCTAGGTAACCGTAAAAACGGCGGAAATGCCTTTGGTCCATGGGACCCTGAACAATTTAAAGTAGAAGATTCAGCATTTGGATTTATTACCATGGAAAATGGTGCTACAATTGTACTGGAATCAAGCTGGGCTCTTAATGTATCGGAATTTGGAGAAGCGAAGACGCTCCTCGCAGGTACAGAGGGTGGCGCAGATATGAAGGACGGGTTACGCTTAAATGGTGACCGTGGTGGCCGTCTATACGAGACTAAAATTGACTTGTCCGCAGGGGGAGTAGCTTTCTTTAACGGAGGACAAGAGAGTGAATCCGATCGTGAAGCTCGCTTGTGGCTTGAGGCAGTTAGGGAAGATAAAGAACCAGTAGTTAAACCTGAACAAGCCCTTGTCGTTACCCAAATTTTGGAGGCTATTTACGAATCTTCCCGTACAGGTCGTGCTGTGTATTTTGACGGAACATCAGATAACTAA
- a CDS encoding phosphotransferase family protein, with translation MESQTKTKLTVEQQDILVGAAFGSHVKIIQSTELTGGYFNAAYDLLLSDGRATILKISPSDETDTLSYEHDIMATEVAAMQLMKSKGTVPVPEVYAYDNSRNLISSDFFFMEKIIGQPYNEIKEELSPQQRSCIEEELGRYSRIINEIQGDHFGLFNVSSKIKGTSWRETFQNLIGNLLDDARRLDAKMPIPLETIEAEINSRIHVMDVVTEPRLVHWDLWDGNVFVREGSIVALIDWERALWGDHLMEYYFRYIENSEYFCRGYGDSFDSPNECARKKLYDLYIDLIYFIECYSRKYDSQGHFQWAHDNLLEGWDRFMG, from the coding sequence TTGGAAAGTCAGACTAAAACAAAATTGACGGTTGAGCAGCAGGACATCCTGGTGGGTGCTGCTTTTGGAAGCCATGTGAAAATCATTCAAAGTACGGAATTGACGGGAGGTTATTTCAACGCAGCTTATGACCTTCTATTGTCAGATGGCAGGGCTACGATTCTTAAGATATCGCCATCTGATGAGACAGACACGCTAAGTTACGAGCACGATATCATGGCTACAGAGGTTGCGGCAATGCAGCTAATGAAGTCTAAAGGAACGGTACCTGTGCCTGAGGTATACGCTTATGATAACAGCAGAAATTTAATATCGAGTGACTTTTTTTTCATGGAGAAAATAATCGGCCAGCCCTATAATGAAATTAAGGAAGAGCTTAGTCCGCAGCAAAGAAGTTGTATTGAGGAAGAATTAGGTCGTTATAGCCGGATTATTAATGAAATTCAAGGGGATCATTTCGGATTATTTAATGTATCCTCGAAGATAAAGGGGACTTCTTGGCGGGAAACCTTTCAAAATTTAATTGGCAACCTCCTTGATGATGCTCGGCGATTAGATGCAAAGATGCCCATTCCTTTAGAAACGATTGAGGCGGAGATCAACAGCCGTATACATGTGATGGATGTGGTGACTGAGCCACGTTTAGTTCACTGGGATCTATGGGATGGGAATGTGTTTGTACGAGAGGGAAGCATTGTTGCTTTAATCGATTGGGAACGGGCGTTATGGGGCGATCACCTTATGGAATATTATTTTCGCTATATTGAGAATTCTGAGTATTTCTGTAGAGGTTATGGGGACAGCTTTGATAGCCCTAATGAATGTGCACGCAAAAAGCTCTACGACTTATATATCGATTTAATTTATTTCATTGAGTGTTATTCGCGTAAATACGATAGCCAAGGCCATTTCCAGTGGGCACATGATAATCTGCTGGAAGGTTGGGACCGTTTCATGGGTTAG
- a CDS encoding Gfo/Idh/MocA family protein, giving the protein MSSNRHSVVIVGFGGMGSYHAGLIKETSTLIVVGTYDVLEARRTNSNDAGYKAYQSYEEVLADSSVEIILIATPNDVHKEIAIRALQAGKHVICEKPVTLSKVEFQEILAAADEAGRVFMVHQNRRWDEDFLTIKKMYDEETIGSLFQIESRVHGANGIPGDWRHVKAQGGGMLLDWGVHLLDQLLFMIDSKITSVSSSLSFILGNDVDDGFEAILQFENGIKAIVEVGTTNFITLPRWYVKGIEGTGIIEDWSLTGRLVTRNNAGEKIEPKPIRAGVGLTKTMAPPSEGATITEELPQPSELSSSFYDNFAAVIEGTAEPIVKNAEVMRVQNLIEVIFEAAESNQVVKNFDIYGK; this is encoded by the coding sequence ATGAGTTCAAACAGACATTCTGTAGTCATTGTTGGTTTTGGAGGAATGGGAAGTTATCACGCAGGATTGATAAAAGAGACCTCTACCTTAATCGTAGTTGGAACGTACGATGTGCTTGAAGCACGTCGTACCAATTCCAACGACGCTGGCTACAAGGCGTACCAAAGTTATGAAGAAGTATTGGCAGATTCTTCGGTCGAAATTATTCTAATTGCCACACCGAACGATGTGCACAAAGAAATTGCGATTCGTGCATTACAAGCTGGCAAACATGTCATTTGTGAGAAGCCAGTTACTCTATCGAAGGTTGAATTTCAAGAAATACTGGCAGCCGCTGATGAAGCTGGACGTGTGTTTATGGTGCATCAGAACAGACGTTGGGATGAAGATTTTTTAACCATCAAAAAAATGTACGATGAGGAGACGATTGGATCCCTATTCCAGATCGAATCCCGCGTGCATGGAGCGAACGGAATTCCTGGAGACTGGCGTCATGTTAAGGCACAAGGCGGAGGGATGCTGCTGGATTGGGGCGTTCACTTATTGGACCAGCTATTATTCATGATTGATAGCAAAATCACCAGTGTGAGCAGTAGTCTAAGCTTTATTTTAGGAAACGATGTCGATGACGGCTTTGAAGCTATTCTGCAATTTGAGAATGGAATTAAAGCGATCGTAGAGGTTGGGACGACTAACTTTATTACATTGCCAAGATGGTATGTGAAGGGTATCGAAGGCACTGGAATTATTGAAGACTGGTCATTAACCGGAAGATTGGTGACAAGAAATAACGCAGGTGAAAAAATCGAACCGAAGCCGATTCGTGCAGGTGTAGGACTAACTAAAACTATGGCACCTCCATCGGAGGGGGCAACGATCACTGAGGAATTACCTCAGCCGTCGGAGTTAAGCTCTAGCTTTTATGATAATTTCGCTGCTGTCATTGAGGGTACTGCAGAACCTATCGTTAAGAACGCTGAGGTTATGCGGGTACAGAATTTGATTGAAGTTATTTTTGAAGCTGCTGAGAGTAATCAAGTGGTGAAGAATTTTGATATCTACGGTAAATAA
- a CDS encoding DUF2164 domain-containing protein, which yields MQPLKIPREHKLQITASIQEYFDTELSSEIGQLASENLLDFMLKELSPYIYNQALADARKMIEQKMISLEEEMYALEQPLSSGRR from the coding sequence ATGCAGCCGTTAAAAATACCGAGAGAACATAAGCTTCAGATTACAGCTAGTATTCAAGAATATTTTGATACAGAGCTGTCCAGTGAAATTGGGCAATTAGCCAGCGAGAACCTTCTCGATTTTATGCTTAAAGAACTTTCACCTTATATTTACAATCAAGCGTTGGCAGATGCACGTAAAATGATTGAGCAAAAGATGATTTCTCTGGAAGAGGAAATGTATGCTCTCGAACAACCCTTATCCTCAGGCAGAAGATAA